The Methanoregula boonei 6A8 genome has a window encoding:
- a CDS encoding DUF357 domain-containing protein, with amino-acid sequence MLIAGCGSLLSRELEETRIPQSPETPLFALAITAQEMARAYAEDGATFFSRDDPVNALAAYYYGFGWLHFGIAYGLLSRSGKPACPFDGQHETLPLSQTARLDEKVQRYARLLDTACASVVPAPEPETAAGAFARKVIVIGTSYARGGRSSLAAGEREAALARFSYGHGWVDAGARAGLLALTGNREIFTV; translated from the coding sequence ATGCTGATTGCCGGGTGCGGGAGCCTCCTATCCCGTGAACTGGAGGAGACCCGGATTCCACAGTCACCGGAAACCCCTCTTTTTGCGCTTGCCATAACCGCACAGGAGATGGCCCGGGCCTATGCAGAGGACGGTGCCACATTCTTTTCCCGCGATGATCCGGTCAATGCGCTGGCCGCGTATTATTATGGCTTTGGCTGGCTGCATTTTGGCATTGCCTATGGCCTGCTTTCCCGTTCGGGAAAACCAGCCTGTCCTTTTGACGGGCAGCACGAGACCCTGCCATTGTCCCAAACTGCCCGGCTCGATGAGAAGGTACAGCGGTATGCCAGGCTGCTTGATACTGCCTGTGCTTCGGTTGTCCCCGCCCCGGAACCTGAGACCGCGGCCGGTGCGTTTGCCCGGAAAGTCATCGTGATCGGGACCAGTTACGCGCGGGGAGGGCGATCAAGCCTTGCCGCAGGTGAGCGGGAGGCTGCACTCGCACGGTTCAGTTACGGCCATGGCTGGGTAGATGCCGGGGCACGGGCCGGCCTTCTCGCACTTACGGGCAACCGTGAGATATTTACGGTATAA
- a CDS encoding lysylphosphatidylglycerol synthase transmembrane domain-containing protein, whose product MERSQKKWLYISIGFSLTVLIVILYLTINANTIQYLKKINPWFLLLAFLTHVLTMCFWAMRVKKMSGSLGYPIKFFYSLNLVFANLLAAAITPAQAGGEPVRVHELYKANVPLGDATAIVIMERVLDGIALAGLAAFAMFALSEQWHSLGAISNVMVYITWIFVAGCLFLFYLAIRRPDVMKRMADRAARFFTRKWEPARTEAILVRIDTEIVNFHAAVLRFVRTAKSGLAWGMLFTLLYWVSEIVTASLILMGLGQPPLFFESFVIQLILAILMMLPLTPGSSVIAEVAATSMYALFIPAAIVGVFVVIWRIVLYYFNIALGIVSSLIIVRRESGKT is encoded by the coding sequence ATGGAGCGATCGCAGAAGAAGTGGCTGTATATTTCCATTGGATTCTCCCTTACGGTCCTGATCGTAATCCTGTACCTCACCATCAACGCTAATACCATCCAGTACCTCAAGAAGATCAACCCCTGGTTTTTGCTCCTTGCATTTCTCACCCATGTCCTGACCATGTGTTTCTGGGCAATGCGGGTCAAGAAGATGTCAGGATCCCTTGGGTATCCCATCAAATTTTTTTACTCGCTTAACCTCGTCTTTGCCAACCTTCTTGCCGCAGCAATCACCCCGGCCCAGGCCGGTGGCGAACCTGTCCGGGTGCATGAATTGTACAAAGCAAATGTCCCGCTGGGTGATGCAACCGCGATCGTGATTATGGAGCGGGTGCTCGATGGTATCGCCCTTGCCGGCCTGGCCGCTTTTGCGATGTTTGCCCTTTCAGAGCAATGGCACAGCCTTGGGGCGATCTCGAATGTTATGGTCTACATCACGTGGATCTTTGTGGCCGGCTGCCTCTTCCTCTTCTACCTGGCCATCCGCCGGCCCGATGTGATGAAGAGGATGGCTGACCGGGCTGCACGGTTCTTTACCCGGAAATGGGAGCCTGCCCGGACAGAAGCCATCCTTGTCCGGATCGATACAGAGATCGTAAACTTCCACGCGGCAGTTTTGAGATTTGTACGGACTGCAAAATCAGGCCTTGCCTGGGGTATGCTCTTTACCCTCCTCTACTGGGTCTCGGAGATCGTCACTGCGTCCCTGATCCTCATGGGCCTTGGCCAGCCGCCGCTCTTCTTTGAATCGTTTGTGATCCAGCTTATTCTCGCCATCTTAATGATGCTTCCCTTAACCCCGGGGAGTTCTGTTATCGCCGAGGTTGCTGCCACCTCCATGTACGCGCTCTTCATCCCCGCGGCTATTGTAGGTGTTTTTGTCGTTATCTGGAGAATCGTGCTATATTACTTCAATATAGCGCTTGGGATTGTCTCCAGTCTCATCATTGTCCGGCGCGAATCAGGGAAAACCTGA
- a CDS encoding NusA-like transcription termination signal-binding factor, whose product MERNIGFKERRYIEELRILTRATALDCVIDDRFDRVIYVIRQGDMGLAIGKKGENIKRLQNVLGRRIEMVEYAEDPVLFITNIFKPAEVIGIERGAEEGPVNVLVNKKSDLGIAIGKAGCNIEKARILCRRFCNLEIGEVLLAEGSE is encoded by the coding sequence ATGGAGCGCAATATCGGCTTTAAGGAACGACGCTATATTGAAGAACTGCGAATCCTCACCCGGGCAACAGCGCTTGACTGTGTGATCGATGACCGGTTCGATCGGGTGATCTACGTTATCCGCCAGGGTGACATGGGTCTTGCCATCGGAAAAAAAGGCGAAAACATCAAAAGGCTCCAGAATGTTCTGGGCCGGCGCATCGAAATGGTAGAGTATGCTGAGGACCCGGTGCTTTTTATCACCAATATTTTCAAACCTGCAGAAGTGATCGGAATTGAGCGCGGGGCAGAGGAGGGCCCGGTCAACGTGCTGGTGAACAAGAAAAGCGATCTTGGGATCGCCATAGGAAAGGCAGGCTGCAATATCGAGAAGGCACGTATCCTTTGCCGGCGGTTCTGTAATCTTGAGATTGGCGAGGTCCTGCTTGCGGAGGGATCGGAATGA
- a CDS encoding bifunctional nuclease family protein gives MEQVRCAVRGVFVAVSDAATVPAVVLADEAGRLLPIYVGLWEALAINRAHEGDVPPRPFTHDLFLDLMAKYGISVDRLSIDYVEDGVYYAHLVLLSGGREETLDCRPSDGIAVALRAKAPLFASEALLNSNGGENNLSDMVELPVFLQK, from the coding sequence ATGGAACAGGTCAGATGCGCGGTCCGGGGGGTCTTTGTTGCCGTAAGTGACGCGGCCACCGTACCAGCAGTGGTACTGGCCGATGAGGCCGGCCGCCTTCTGCCAATCTATGTCGGCCTCTGGGAGGCACTTGCCATCAACCGTGCACACGAGGGGGATGTACCGCCTCGTCCCTTCACCCACGACCTCTTCCTGGATCTCATGGCAAAATATGGGATCTCTGTTGACCGGCTCAGTATCGATTATGTCGAGGATGGTGTGTACTATGCACACCTGGTGCTTTTATCCGGTGGTAGGGAAGAGACCCTTGACTGCCGGCCCAGCGATGGGATCGCAGTTGCGCTGCGCGCCAAAGCCCCCCTTTTTGCCAGTGAGGCGTTGCTGAACAGTAACGGGGGAGAAAACAACCTTTCCGACATGGTCGAACTCCCGGTATTTCTCCAGAAATAA
- the hisE gene encoding phosphoribosyl-ATP diphosphatase — protein MTHEGKEPVDLRVIRELWGVICERADCPDENSYTSRLLQDVKGIDKVLEKVGEESTEFILAVKNGVPERTTEEAADLFFHVLVALRAADVDLSGVIRELERRRK, from the coding sequence ATGACACATGAGGGTAAAGAACCGGTAGATCTCCGGGTAATCCGGGAACTCTGGGGGGTCATCTGCGAGAGGGCAGACTGCCCGGATGAGAACTCATACACCAGCCGGCTGCTGCAGGATGTAAAAGGGATCGATAAAGTGCTTGAGAAAGTAGGGGAGGAGTCCACCGAATTCATCCTTGCAGTAAAAAACGGCGTGCCCGAACGGACAACTGAAGAGGCAGCCGATCTCTTCTTCCATGTTCTTGTCGCGCTCCGGGCAGCGGACGTCGACCTGTCCGGGGTCATCCGCGAACTCGAGCGCAGGCGAAAATAG
- a CDS encoding SIMPL domain-containing protein translates to MQKMRLVVCALVLFAMAMIGCVAAADTSMDHVISVSGSGTVTGTPDRVQISFAVQTQNADVKIAQSSNALAMNNVMDALAAAGVPRDQMKTTGYTITQINQQDDNGILSGPAATYQVTNTLLLTLKDTNTTGQIIDTAVNAGANQVNSIQFMLSDEQAQALRSQALTKAITNARADADAVADALNVTITGTQEADVSQGYTPVVYSNYDTTMMSAKAATAPTPIQSGDITVTAQVSVTYTIR, encoded by the coding sequence GTGTGTGCCCTGGTGCTTTTCGCCATGGCAATGATCGGTTGTGTGGCGGCTGCAGACACCAGCATGGATCATGTGATCTCTGTGAGTGGGAGCGGCACGGTCACGGGCACCCCGGACCGGGTTCAGATCAGTTTCGCCGTCCAGACCCAGAACGCAGATGTCAAGATTGCACAGTCCAGTAACGCGCTTGCAATGAACAATGTCATGGATGCGCTCGCGGCAGCGGGGGTTCCCCGCGACCAGATGAAGACCACCGGTTACACGATCACCCAGATCAACCAGCAGGACGACAATGGTATCCTTTCCGGTCCGGCGGCGACCTACCAGGTGACAAACACCCTCCTGTTGACCCTCAAGGATACCAATACCACCGGCCAGATCATCGATACCGCGGTCAATGCCGGGGCAAACCAGGTAAACTCCATCCAGTTCATGCTTTCCGACGAACAGGCTCAGGCCCTTCGGAGCCAGGCTCTGACTAAGGCCATTACAAACGCGAGAGCCGATGCCGATGCCGTAGCCGACGCCCTCAACGTGACTATTACCGGGACCCAGGAGGCCGACGTCAGCCAGGGATACACACCTGTAGTGTACAGCAATTACGACACGACAATGATGTCCGCGAAAGCGGCAACAGCACCAACTCCAATCCAATCCGGGGACATCACGGTTACTGCCCAGGTGTCGGTTACCTATACGATCCGCTGA